The following proteins come from a genomic window of Timaviella obliquedivisa GSE-PSE-MK23-08B:
- the dxs gene encoding 1-deoxy-D-xylulose-5-phosphate synthase yields the protein MHLSEITHPNQLHGLSMQQLKQIALQIREKHLETVAASGGHLGPGLGVVELTIALYQTLDLDRDKVIWDVGHQAYPHKLITGRYDRFSTLRQKAGVAGYLKRSESRFDHFGAGHASTSISAALGMALARDAKGEKNKVVAVIGDGALTGGMALEAINHAGHLPKTNLLVVLNDNNMSISPNVGAIPRYLNKMRLSPPVQFFKDNLEEQIKHLPFVGESLTPELARVKEGMKRLAVPKVGAVFEELGFTYMGPVDGHNLEELITTFQQAHKHPGPVLVHVATVKGKGYAIAEADQVSYHAQNPFNIATGKAIPASKPKPPSYSKVFAHTLTKLAENDPRIIAITAAMGTGTGLDKFQAKLPNQYIDVGIAEQHAITMAAGLACEGMRPVATIYSTFLQRAYDQIVHDVCIQKLPVFFCLDRAGIVGADGPTHQGAYDIAYLRSIPSIVLMAPKDEAELQRMIVTGVNYTEGAIAMRYPRGNGYGVPLMEEGWEPLPIGEAEILRQGDDVLMLGYGSMVYSTMQAAEILSEHGIEATVINARFAKPLDTQLFAPLAQQIGRVVTLEEGCLMGGFGSAVAEALLDLNVVVPITRIGIPDVLVDHATPEESFIELGLTPAQIADRVLKLFSAQPALVR from the coding sequence ATGCACCTGAGTGAAATCACCCATCCCAACCAATTGCATGGGCTATCGATGCAGCAGCTCAAGCAAATTGCGTTACAGATTCGTGAAAAACATTTAGAAACCGTAGCCGCTAGCGGCGGTCACCTGGGCCCTGGGCTGGGTGTTGTCGAACTAACCATAGCTCTCTATCAGACGCTCGACCTCGATCGCGATAAGGTGATCTGGGACGTAGGACATCAGGCGTATCCTCACAAACTCATCACTGGACGCTACGATCGCTTCTCCACACTTCGCCAAAAGGCAGGAGTAGCGGGTTATCTGAAACGCAGCGAGAGTCGGTTTGACCATTTTGGCGCGGGTCACGCCTCCACCAGCATTTCAGCCGCGCTGGGCATGGCATTGGCACGAGATGCTAAAGGCGAAAAGAACAAAGTTGTGGCGGTCATTGGCGATGGAGCATTAACTGGGGGCATGGCATTAGAAGCCATCAACCACGCGGGGCATTTACCCAAAACCAATCTGCTAGTAGTGCTCAACGATAACAATATGTCGATTTCGCCTAATGTCGGAGCAATTCCCCGCTATCTCAATAAAATGCGGCTCAGTCCGCCTGTGCAGTTCTTCAAAGATAATCTAGAGGAACAAATCAAGCATCTGCCCTTTGTAGGCGAGTCTTTAACGCCCGAACTTGCCCGTGTTAAAGAAGGCATGAAGCGGCTGGCAGTTCCTAAAGTGGGGGCAGTGTTTGAAGAATTGGGCTTCACCTACATGGGGCCTGTCGATGGGCATAACTTAGAGGAACTGATTACGACTTTCCAGCAGGCACACAAGCATCCGGGCCCTGTGCTGGTTCATGTGGCGACTGTGAAAGGAAAGGGATATGCGATCGCCGAAGCTGATCAAGTTAGCTACCACGCGCAAAATCCTTTTAACATTGCAACGGGCAAAGCTATTCCGGCTAGCAAGCCCAAACCTCCCAGCTATTCCAAAGTGTTCGCCCACACCTTAACCAAGCTGGCAGAAAACGATCCGCGCATCATCGCTATTACTGCTGCAATGGGTACGGGCACAGGCTTAGACAAGTTTCAAGCCAAGCTGCCCAATCAGTACATTGATGTGGGTATCGCTGAGCAGCACGCCATCACCATGGCAGCCGGGCTTGCCTGCGAGGGAATGCGCCCTGTTGCCACGATCTACTCTACTTTCTTGCAGCGAGCATACGACCAAATTGTTCACGATGTTTGCATTCAAAAGCTGCCTGTGTTCTTCTGCCTCGATCGCGCTGGCATTGTCGGGGCAGATGGTCCGACTCACCAGGGCGCATACGATATCGCCTATCTGCGATCGATTCCCAGCATTGTGCTGATGGCTCCTAAAGATGAGGCAGAGCTACAGAGAATGATCGTGACTGGAGTGAATTATACCGAGGGAGCGATCGCCATGCGCTATCCACGGGGCAACGGCTACGGCGTACCCCTCATGGAAGAAGGCTGGGAGCCGCTGCCCATTGGTGAAGCCGAAATCTTGCGACAAGGCGATGATGTCCTGATGTTGGGCTATGGCTCAATGGTCTATTCCACCATGCAAGCGGCAGAAATTCTGAGTGAGCATGGCATTGAAGCGACAGTGATCAATGCGCGGTTCGCCAAACCGTTGGATACTCAGCTATTTGCGCCGCTGGCTCAACAAATTGGGCGAGTCGTGACCCTAGAGGAAGGCTGTCTCATGGGTGGCTTTGGTTCAGCCGTTGCCGAAGCGCTACTAGACCTCAACGTCGTCGTGCCCATTACCCGCATTGGTATTCCCGATGTGTTGGTCGATCATGCTACGCCAGAAGAGTCGTTCATAGAGTTGGGTCTAACGCCTGCTCAAATTGCCGATCGAGTCTTGAAGTTGTTTAGCGCTCAGCCTGCATTGGTGCGCTAA
- a CDS encoding ABC transporter permease — protein MYVPILILAIYSFNESRFSASWTGLSLRWYASLLQDSRLLSSLRDTLFVGVFAVSISAVLGTMMAVGLFKYKFPGKSLYRGLSYLPLIIPDIAIAVATLVFLVSVGLSRSIWTIVAAHIVFCLAYIAVVVSTRLSSLNPSLEEAALDLGATPTQAFIKVLLPELMPAILSGCLLAFVLSMDDLLISSFTAGAGANTLPMEIFSRVRTGVKPDINALSVVLILFSGVLAFTAEYLRNQGDRKKLG, from the coding sequence ATGTATGTCCCCATACTAATTTTGGCGATTTATAGTTTTAACGAGTCTCGCTTTAGCGCCAGTTGGACAGGGTTGAGTCTGCGGTGGTACGCCAGCTTGCTGCAAGATAGCCGCCTCCTTTCCTCATTGCGGGACACTTTATTTGTAGGAGTTTTTGCTGTCAGCATTTCTGCTGTGCTAGGCACAATGATGGCGGTAGGATTATTCAAATATAAGTTTCCCGGCAAAAGCTTGTACCGGGGGCTGTCTTATTTGCCACTGATTATTCCTGACATTGCGATCGCCGTTGCCACTCTAGTTTTCCTGGTTTCAGTCGGGCTATCTCGCAGTATTTGGACAATTGTTGCCGCCCATATCGTGTTTTGCTTGGCATACATTGCCGTAGTGGTTTCCACGCGCCTATCTAGCTTAAATCCTTCTTTAGAAGAAGCTGCCCTCGATTTAGGAGCAACTCCTACTCAGGCTTTTATCAAGGTTTTGCTACCAGAACTTATGCCTGCCATCCTCTCTGGCTGCCTGCTCGCCTTTGTGCTGAGTATGGACGATCTGCTGATTTCTAGTTTTACGGCGGGCGCAGGAGCGAACACCCTACCGATGGAAATCTTTAGCCGCGTTCGGACGGGGGTTAAGCCAGATATTAATGCGTTGAGCGTTGTATTAATCTTGTTTTCGGGTGTTTTGGCATTTACGGCTGAATACTTGCGAAACCAAGGCGATCGCAAAAAACTAGGTTAG
- a CDS encoding Uma2 family endonuclease: protein MVSQIQDSTEVIYSDSDGQPMADNTKQFRWIVVIKENLELLFADNPAVFVAGDLLWYPIEGNNKIRTAPDAMVVFGRPKGDRGSYQQWKEDNIAPQVVFEILSPGNTRTEMERKLLFYDRHGVQEYYLYDPDTHEFQGWLRTEGYLDAIEPIDRWTSPRLKIRFESSSEELEIYRPDGKRFLGYVEIAQQLEQEKQRADRAESALEDSEIALEEERRRSSALAERLRAVGINPDEAI, encoded by the coding sequence ATGGTTTCTCAGATCCAAGACTCTACAGAGGTTATCTATTCTGATAGCGATGGGCAACCCATGGCGGACAATACCAAACAGTTCCGATGGATTGTGGTGATCAAAGAAAATTTAGAGTTGTTATTCGCCGATAACCCGGCAGTCTTTGTCGCGGGTGATCTGCTCTGGTATCCCATTGAGGGCAATAACAAAATTCGGACGGCACCCGATGCAATGGTTGTTTTTGGCAGACCCAAGGGTGACCGCGGCTCTTATCAGCAGTGGAAAGAGGATAATATCGCGCCTCAAGTTGTCTTTGAAATCCTTTCTCCTGGGAACACGCGCACCGAAATGGAGCGAAAGTTGCTGTTTTACGATCGCCATGGCGTACAAGAATATTATCTGTATGACCCTGATACCCACGAATTTCAGGGCTGGCTGCGAACAGAGGGATATTTAGATGCGATCGAGCCGATTGACCGTTGGACTAGTCCGCGCCTAAAGATTCGATTTGAGAGTTCCAGTGAGGAGCTAGAAATCTACCGTCCAGATGGGAAGCGATTTTTGGGCTATGTGGAAATTGCTCAACAATTAGAACAGGAGAAACAACGAGCCGATCGAGCAGAATCTGCCCTAGAAGACTCAGAAATAGCTCTGGAAGAGGAAAGGCGACGATCGTCCGCTCTGGCAGAGCGCCTGAGAGCCGTAGGAATTAACCCGGATGAGGCTATTTGA